From Acidimicrobiales bacterium:
CACGATCGCCAAAGTCGCCGGGATCGCCGCCGGAGCGGGCTGCAACCTCGCCCTGGGCTGCGACCTGATCGTGGCATCGGAGGACGCTCGCTTCTCAGAGATCTTCTCCCGGCGCGGCCTCTCGGTCGACTTCGGGGGATCGTGGGTGCTGCCCCGGCTGATCGGGCTCCACCGGGCCAAGGAGCTCGCCTTCTTCGCCGAGATCGTTTCTGCCAAGGAGGCGGCTGACATCGGGTTGGTCAACCGGGTGGTGCCGGCAGCCGACCTCGACGGGTTCGTCGACGATTGGGCCCGCACCCTGGCCAAGGGACCGCCACTGGCGCTCTCGATGACCAAGACGATGCTCAACAACGGGGCCACCTCGATGGAGCAGGCCGTTGAGGACGAGGCCCGCTGCCAGGCGTTGAACTTCTCTACCGCCGACACTGTCGAGGCCGTGCAGGCCTTCAGCCAGAAGCGCGACCCCAAGTTCCGAGGGTTCTGACCGGCGAGCCGCTCAGCCGCGGAAGATGGCCTCGAGCCAGGTACGCCGACCGCAGGCGGGGCAGGGAAGCAGCCGGGAGTACCGGCGGCCCGGGATCCAGAGCCAGAACGGAAAATGACGACGGATGTAGTCGGCGTACGTCACCCGCGTGTGGACTCCGCAGGAGGAGCACACGAGGACCATGGTCCCCGGCCGTGGGGCAGGCGCCGAGAACAGGGCGCGCCGGCCCGATGCCTCGGGCGCCCCGTGCTCTCGTTCGTCGGCGCGCACGCCGGGAGCCCAGAAGAGTGCTCGCCGGCCCAGAGGATCGGAACTGCTCGTCATCTCAGCTCCCCACCGTCTCCTGCCCGTTCAGGTCCGCGTGGAGGGTCCTGGCGAGGGCGCGGTACGCCTCTGCGCCCGGCGAGCCGGGGGCGTGGCGGAGGATCGAGCGTCCACGAGCCGGCGCCTCTGCGAAGCGGATGGACTTGCCGACCGGAGGATCGAGGACGGGCAGCGCATAGCGGTCGCGCACGTCGCCGAGGATCTGTCGGGAATGGCGGGTCCTCGGGTCGAGCATCGTCGCGATGATCCCTCGCACGGCGAGATCGGAGTTGGCGAAGGCCCGGACGTCCTCGATGGTGTCGAGGAGCTGGGCCACGCCGCGATGGCTCAGGGCCTCGCACTGCAGCGGGACGAGAACCTCGTCGGCGACCGTGAGCCCGTTGATGGTGAGCACGCCCAGTGATGGTGGGCAGTCCACGAGCACGGTGTCGTAGCTGCCTCGCAGCGGCTCCAGCGCCCTGGCCAGGGCGTGCTCGCGCCCGGTGCGGGTGAGGAGCAGCACTTCGGAGCCGGCCAGGTCGATCGTGGCCGGCACCACGTCTAGCGCCTCGACGGATTGCAGCACCTCCTTCACCGGCACCCGGCGCACGAAGACGTCGTGCACGGACCGAGGAAGGCTGTCAGGGTCGAGTCCCACTGAGTACGTCAGGCAGGCCTGGGGATCCAGGTCGACGAGCAGCACACGTTCGCCCAGCTCGCTGAGCGCAACCCCGAGCGCGTGCACCGTCGTCGTCTTGGCGACCCCGCCCTTCTGGTTCGCCACCGCCATGACGCGAGCCATCGCCGGAGTCTACGGCGGTCGCCGACCCCATTGACGGAAAGTTGGAGAAATTTTCGTTGAGATCGCCGTCAGTGAGATGTCGGCATGACGTTCACCGCTCTGCACCACCCCGTCGCTACGATCACCGCTGGTGGGCCCACGAGCGGAACGCAGCGAGCGAGGGTGACACCGGCGCCCGCCAAGGTGACCCCGCTCTGCCTCGAGGCCGCCGAGCGGGCGTGCCCCCGGTGGCTGGCCTGCGAGATCGACGAGCGACCAGGGACGCGGACGGCGTTCAATCGATGGCGCATCCGCAACGCCCTCGTGGCCAGGGCCACGGCCGCTCATCGCCAGCTGCGGGCGCCCCGGCCCGAGGACTTCGGTCCTCCGTCGAACCTGCTCCCGGAGGAGGCAGCCATCTTCGTGGAGGCCGGCGCCGGCTACGTTCGTCATTTCGGTGGCCGGGACGTCCGGGCTGTCGCCCACGGGCCCAGCAGGCCCGACTACTGGCCGAAGCGGAACCTCACCGTTGGAGGCGCCATCGATCTCGCGGTCGAGGACGCGGACGGCGACCTGGAGCTCCGCCAGCTCGAGCTGTGGGGTGGCCCCGTGTGCGCCGACCCCACGAGGAGCGCCAAGGTGCTCTGCGCCGTGCTCCGCCTCGCCAGGCGGGCGTCGGGCGGGGGTCTGCGGGTGCGACACGTCGACCTGTTGGGTGCCGATGCCGACGAGTGGGAGATCGACTGGGCTAGGGACCTGCAGGGCCTCGGGGCTCTGCTGGATGAGCGCGTGGCGGTCGTTCGGGAGCGGGCGCGCTCGCCGTCGCCGGAGATCGGCCAGGGCTGTGGCATGTGCCGGCACGCCGAAGACTGCCCGGCCCATCGCAACGCAGGTACGCCCGTCCCGCCGACCGATGTCGACGATCACCAGGGAGAGGATCTCATCGGCGACATCGTGCGCCTGAGCCCCACGGCGGTGGAGAACTGGTACCGGTGTCGCCGGGCCTTTCGGGCCCGCCATCTTCTGTCGCTGCCCGGCACCGATCCGGGCCCGGGCGGGGCCAACGAGGGACTGCTCGTCCATCGACTGTTGCACCGACTCCACCGCGAAGGCCGCTGTGGCGATGCGCTCCGGATGTCTGACCTGGCCGAGAGCCATGCCGGCGCCGACGGCCTCGACGCCTCGAGGACCTTGGGATTTCTCGATCGCCATGCCCGCCGGTGTCCCCGGGGAGCCATCTCCGTCGGGCACGAGCGAGAGCTCGCCCGGGGCTGGTTCGGCGCGCGGCCGGTGCTCATGGTGACGGGGACCATCGATGCCGTGTGGAGCCACGGCGGTCTGTTGGATGCCCGTGACTACAAGTGCGGCGTGCCGCAGGTGGCCACGTTGCGCGACAGCGCCGAGGCCCGGGTGCAGGCATGGCTGCTCGCGCCGCTCGCCGAGGAGCTCGGGCTCCAGCTTCGGCTGCGCCATGAGCACCTGTCGCCTCAGGCCGCCGACGATCCTGACCCCTTCGAGCCAGACGCCGAGGACCTGGAGGAGATCTCGGCCGAGCTCATCGGCCTCGGCGCCGCCGTCGGCGCCGAGCGGGAGTGGCGGGGCGTGAGCACCGAGCCGGTGTGCCGGACCTGCTCCTACCGTTCGGTCTGCCCGGACAACGCCTCACGCGCTGGCATACAGAGCTCGGGCCGAGAGGTGCTATGAAGGCGCCGTGACCAAAGAGGAGGCGCGCGAGTACGCCCGTCGCCTGGCCGGCCTGCGGGTGGCCATCGGAGCCACTGCCATCGTGGCCCCCCGGCTCGTGACCAGACCGTGGTTGGGTCGCGGCGTGGGACGTCCGACCGACAAGCTGCTGGCCCGGTCGCTCGGCAGCCGTGACATCGCCCTCGGCTTGGGAGCCATCCTGGCTATGGATCGCGGCGCGCCGTCCCGCGGCTGGCTGGAAGCAGGCGGCCTGGCGGACGCCGGGGACCTTCTGGGCACGCTGCTCGCGTTCCGCTCGCTGCCTCGGTTCGGCCGGTGGACGATGCTGCTCGCCACCACTGGAGCCGTCGCCGCGGCCGGTGTGCTGGCGCCGATGGTGGACCGACAGGAGGATCGGCCCGGCGCTGTCGTTTGAGAGCCCGAGCTGGTTATGAGATGGCGGGCGTGAGCGGGCGGGGCTGGAGCTCGATCCACGAAGGGCCGGGCTGGAGCGCGATTGTGGCGCCCGTCGAGTCGGTCAGCTTCATCGTGTCGGTGATGGTGTTGCGCGTCCACGTGCCGGTGATGACCTGTCCGTTGCGCAGGACGGCAGCCGGGCCGGACCCCACCACGATCACGAGTGGGTCCTCGTTGCCTGCGGAGTCAAAAATCCCCGTCGGCCCGATGGCAGTCGACAGCACCACGACATCAGTGGCCGAGATACGCGATCCGTTGGAGAGCACGTCCGCCTTACCGTTCTGAGTTCGCAGGTACTTCTGGGTGGTCGGGTCCCAGGTCCAGGTGACGGTGGAGATGTTCGACATCGGGATGCGGGCGGTGACGCCGCTCGACCCCTTCGGCACGGCGGCGTTGTACGTGAAGATCGGCTTCGGCGGGCTCGTGCTCGCGCCCGCCTTCTCCCCAGCGGCGTAGAGATCGGTGGTCGAGGCGTACACCTGGAACGGCACCGGATGCCCCGGGAGCTGCTTGAAGGCCGAGATACCGGCGTCGAAGGACAGCAGGGTCGCGGTGGACTGCGCCTTGACCGGTGCGATCTCTCCGGCGGCCGCGCCCGAGTAGGCGAAGATGCCCCCGCCGAGCTGGCGCAGCAGTGCGGCGTCGACGGGCCGAGCCGATCGGATCGGGCCGACCAGTGTCGCGTCCTGGGACTGGTATGTGGCCAGCAGCCTCGTAAGCCCACCTTCGACGAGAGCGTCGGTGACGATGTCGGCCTTGTCGAGACCCGACTGGGGTAGTCCAGGCGGTGAGTTGTCGACCTTGATCGACAGGGCGGGCCGCTGGTTCACGCTTGGGACGACTAGACCAGTCAGGGGCGCGGTGGCGGGGCCGCTCGTCGTCGACTTGCCACCGCTCGAACAGCTGGCGGCGACGAGTGCGGCGGTCGAGAGGGCGACCCCGAGAGACAGCTTGGAGAGGCGTCGAC
This genomic window contains:
- a CDS encoding enoyl-CoA hydratase, whose product is METLRVERADGVVTVTMDRPDRKNAINETMWIELWETFQAVARSTEDRVLIVTGAGGAFCSGQDLSGVSDGGGDHGLVRMRRVGDVALALHRVPKPTIAKVAGIAAGAGCNLALGCDLIVASEDARFSEIFSRRGLSVDFGGSWVLPRLIGLHRAKELAFFAEIVSAKEAADIGLVNRVVPAADLDGFVDDWARTLAKGPPLALSMTKTMLNNGATSMEQAVEDEARCQALNFSTADTVEAVQAFSQKRDPKFRGF
- a CDS encoding ParA family protein, producing the protein MARVMAVANQKGGVAKTTTVHALGVALSELGERVLLVDLDPQACLTYSVGLDPDSLPRSVHDVFVRRVPVKEVLQSVEALDVVPATIDLAGSEVLLLTRTGREHALARALEPLRGSYDTVLVDCPPSLGVLTINGLTVADEVLVPLQCEALSHRGVAQLLDTIEDVRAFANSDLAVRGIIATMLDPRTRHSRQILGDVRDRYALPVLDPPVGKSIRFAEAPARGRSILRHAPGSPGAEAYRALARTLHADLNGQETVGS
- a CDS encoding PD-(D/E)XK nuclease family protein, whose product is MTFTALHHPVATITAGGPTSGTQRARVTPAPAKVTPLCLEAAERACPRWLACEIDERPGTRTAFNRWRIRNALVARATAAHRQLRAPRPEDFGPPSNLLPEEAAIFVEAGAGYVRHFGGRDVRAVAHGPSRPDYWPKRNLTVGGAIDLAVEDADGDLELRQLELWGGPVCADPTRSAKVLCAVLRLARRASGGGLRVRHVDLLGADADEWEIDWARDLQGLGALLDERVAVVRERARSPSPEIGQGCGMCRHAEDCPAHRNAGTPVPPTDVDDHQGEDLIGDIVRLSPTAVENWYRCRRAFRARHLLSLPGTDPGPGGANEGLLVHRLLHRLHREGRCGDALRMSDLAESHAGADGLDASRTLGFLDRHARRCPRGAISVGHERELARGWFGARPVLMVTGTIDAVWSHGGLLDARDYKCGVPQVATLRDSAEARVQAWLLAPLAEELGLQLRLRHEHLSPQAADDPDPFEPDAEDLEEISAELIGLGAAVGAEREWRGVSTEPVCRTCSYRSVCPDNASRAGIQSSGREVL
- a CDS encoding DUF3048 domain-containing protein, encoding MPVTSRTAVLGRRRLSKLSLGVALSTAALVAASCSSGGKSTTSGPATAPLTGLVVPSVNQRPALSIKVDNSPPGLPQSGLDKADIVTDALVEGGLTRLLATYQSQDATLVGPIRSARPVDAALLRQLGGGIFAYSGAAAGEIAPVKAQSTATLLSFDAGISAFKQLPGHPVPFQVYASTTDLYAAGEKAGASTSPPKPIFTYNAAVPKGSSGVTARIPMSNISTVTWTWDPTTQKYLRTQNGKADVLSNGSRISATDVVVLSTAIGPTGIFDSAGNEDPLVIVVGSGPAAVLRNGQVITGTWTRNTITDTMKLTDSTGATIALQPGPSWIELQPRPLTPAIS